The window GATTTCATAGAAaactttttttcttcttttttctgaAATCAGATGCGGAGTATAGTTTTATGCAAATGCTGAATATAAatgctattttttttttcagattttgtATAGCTGAAAATTGATATGTATAGCTAAAACTTGTTGTTGAACTTTGTTGATTTGATCTATTTTATTGAAAATGTGTTTGTAGTTGCTAATACAAGTTGTTGATTTTGTTCATTTGTTGAAATCTATTGCTAATCTTGTTGTTATGTGCTTAATTTTTGTTGAAATCTATTGTTGAGTGACCAGGGTTGGTGAATAGAAGTTGATGGCGTCATGAAGGCtacgatgatgatgataaagttcGATGACAGGTTTGTGCCCGGTGATGGTGTATGGTGGTAACGTACGATGAAGAGGGTGACGGGTTGTTGCATGTTAATGGTGAAAATATCCTCTGTGTGTTTCTGTAGATTAGCAACATTTTTCATTCACATGATCAAGAACCAAAAAGACCATATGCAGTATTTCATGTAAACCTTGTATGGGGTGTGATGCTGACCAAATTATTGTCCGATAATTgtaataaaatattgtgttgtttAGTTTACattgtatttttttgtaataTTCGGTGTAATGCTTATATTTATCAATCTACTTTGATGAAAAAAAATCACATGTATGATGTTTATTTCTAGCATCCTACTTTGATGTGTTTTTATCAAGGGTATGGTGTTGTAGTTGAAAGAAATgatacagaagggtaaaatggttatttttatCATTCAGCACAAAAATTCAGAGCTTTCAACCAAACAACATgttaaaattcagatcttaaaaattcagatcctcttagaaattcagacctcttaaaaattcagatcttaaaatttcagatactaccaaacagcccctaagaTACAATAATGTGTATTTAGATTTAGATTTTACTCATTTTAGAACTAGGGTAAACCGGGTTTGAGATATTAGCCGGTTTAGTTTTTCGGTTTTAACTTTTAACTTGTTTCCGGTTTTCTTCGCTCCCGGCGAATTGTGGGGGAATATACTGCTAGACATCACTTTCAGTCGCCGTCTCCGGCCCGAATGAGGTCTCGCCTCCCTCCTATCCTCCTCCGCAACCTTCATTCTTCTTTAGACGTCTCCTCCATGGCGGCAGCCGGTTTCATCTTCCGAACCCTCTCCACACACTCACTCACGGCCCCATCCAAACTCCCATCGTTACCTTCATTGGTCTCTCATTGTCGCTCTAATCTTTCGTAttcgacttcttcttcttctccattgtTTGGTGGTTTATTCGGTGCTCACCGTCGCAGAGATGGAGATTGGATTCTTTCGAGAAGGTTGGGAGGGAAAGTACTGGCGTCGCAGCGAGGGTACAGGAAGGTGCGGGGTCGCCCGTCGGCCAGGAAGAAGAACAAGGGGAAGGATTTGGAGCTCGATGTTAGAATTGGTATCGAAGAACAATTGCCCGATGATTCTGAAATTCTGGTTTGTACTCCCTCTTCCGTTTCTCTTGTGTCATTACTCATTACTCATTAATGTACAATTACTTTTTCATTCAATGGATTGAAAAGTTATATCCTAGTTGGGAGCAGTTTATTGATGTACATGAGTATAATGCAGTTGCAGACCAAAGATATGTAATGTTTTTCCAGGAGCTTCTAAACAACTGAATGTTATAGTACAATCTTGTACATGACGAACAAAATGACCTAAACTGTTCCAAACTCATAAACTAACAACAATTGAGTATGAATCAATTTCAACAATGTGACAAACTCTGTGCATACTTACTAGACTTAATACTTGTAGCTTCTTTGCTAGGAATCACCTGAAACTTGAAGATTTAGGAGTGCTATAGTTGTGATTGTCTTAGATGCCTATAATTTCAATACAGTTTGTAACTCTTAATCAGTTTTTTTCATCTAATAAACTGCAAGATATTAGGGCTTCATCACTTGAAAGGCACTCTCACCCTCTACACACTATGCTTTAGTAATTGGTTCAACACCTGTTTCTGCCTGTTGCACTGATGACTGCCTATGAAGTTTAGCTAGCAGATCTTCTTTCTACATTTGGCAGAATGGAGATATATTTCTTGCTTTAAACACTCTTCTTTTCTAAAATTGGCAGGATATTGCAGAAATGCTTCGTCTAAACGCTCCAATGGCAATGAAACTAGCATTTGATGGTTTAAAAGATTCAGATCACAAAACAAGAGATTCTTCTGTTGATGATGTTGGCCAATTTGAGAGTGTTGAGTTATCAATACTTCTATGCAATGATGAGTTCATCCGTGAGCTTAATAAAGATTGGAGGAATGAAGACCATGCTACTGATGTTCTCTCCATGTCTCAACATGTCCCTGAACTCAAGCTTCCAATGGTCTGAATTGCCCCTCTTGAAATTTACTTTTGAGTAATCAGTGATTTAGTTTTTGACATTTGTTTTCTATGTTGCAGCTAATGTTGGGTGACATAATCATTTCAGTGGAAACAGCAGCAAGACAAGCAGAGGAAAGAGGGCACACTCTTCTTGATGAGATTCGTGTTCTTATGGTTTGTACTTTTTCTTGAAAAGAATTCAAACATAAAATTGATTATTTAATGTATTGTTTCATTATCTATAGGTCCACGGATTGTTGCATCTTTTGGgatttgatcatgagcttagtgAAGAAGCTGAAGCAGAAATGGAGGAGGAAGAAGAACGTCTTTTGAAGAGTCTTGGATGGAAAGGAAAAGGATTGATACAAAGTGCATCTTCTGTTGAATATGATGAAACCCTTTTACCAAAGATTTCTGATGGTATTTTACTCTTACATATTTTTTATTTACTTAAATCATTATGTGTAGATTTTTTATATTTGTAACTGGCTTTACATTTGAATTGTCAAAAGGAAGAAAGAAAGCTGGCAGTCTTCGATTCTACAAGCCAAAATTCAGCTATATCTTCTGTGACATGGATGGTGAGATTTACTTCAAATGTTGactaaatgactattttacccttacattccaaCAAATTATTATAAAGGTACATTGCTGAATAGCAAAAGTCAAATTTCTGCTACAAATGCTGAGGCTTTAAGGGAGGCTTCATCGAGAGGTGTAAAAGTTGTTATAGCCACCGGAAAAGTAAGaaaatttaggattttttttactattattaTTTGTTTGAAATTTCTCACCTTTTTTTATGTTATATTTGGAAATAGACTCGTCCAGCTGCTATAGCTCTTTTGAAGATGGTGGATTTAGCAGGTAGAGATGGAATTGCCTCAGAGTATTCACCAGGTGTTTTCATtcaggtattttatttatatctATCTATTTATCGTTTATAAAATCATGATTTAttcttattttcaaaattctttttaggGTTTGCTTGTTTATGGCAAACAAGGACACGAAATTCACAGAAGAAATTTGGATCCACATGTTtgcaaagaggtatgtatttctttAATTATAATTTATCCTGACATTTGGATGCTTAATAATATAATGTTAATATTACAGGCATTTGATTACTCAGTAGAACACACTGTTCCACTTATTGCATTCAGTGAGAATCGTTGCCTGACCTTATTCAGTCATCCTCTTGTGGACTCCCTCCACACCATATATCATGAGCCAAGGGTACTTTCGTCATTACATTCtttcattattgttattattattatttttttaacataaagTTTTTCCAGGCAGAAGTTATGGGTTCAGTGGAGGATCTGTTAAGCAGTGGTGATGTGCAGAAGGTGTTGTTTTTGGACACTGCTGAAGGGGTGTCTGGAAGACTGAGGCCATATTGGTCAGAAGCGATAAAAGGTCGTGCATCTGTTGTTCAAGCACAGCCAGATATGCTTGAGATAGTGCCAGCTGGCACTTCGAAGGGGAGTGGGGTCCGTATGCTGCTTGACCATTTTGGTGTTGGAGCAGATGAGGTGATGGCGATTGGTGATGGGGAGAATGATGTGGAGATGATTGAGTTGGCTTCTTTAGGGGTGGCTTTGAGTAATGGATCTGAGAAGACAAAAGCTGTTGCTGATGTGATTGGTGTTAGTAATGATGAAGATGGTGTTGCTGATGCTATTTATAGGTATGCATTTTAAGACCTCAAATAAATCCATTTGAGCTTAAAAAGACTTGAACAAAGACTGTATACTTTGGGACTCCTATATATTTTTTTGGGCTAGAAAATAggaaaatcataaagaaacaAACAGGGCTAAACTGTCATTGGTCCATGAGACATTGTTATAGGTTGACACAAGTATATTAATGtgcgctttttttttttttttttaaatcaatataTATTCATTCATATTCGTGATCATGAATACAACTAAAGTACATAAGATATTATAACAAATATAGTAatataatttcaaaaaaaaaatcatc of the Lactuca sativa cultivar Salinas chromosome 6, Lsat_Salinas_v11, whole genome shotgun sequence genome contains:
- the LOC111906095 gene encoding endoribonuclease YBEY, chloroplastic is translated as MRSRLPPILLRNLHSSLDVSSMAAAGFIFRTLSTHSLTAPSKLPSLPSLVSHCRSNLSYSTSSSSPLFGGLFGAHRRRDGDWILSRRLGGKVLASQRGYRKVRGRPSARKKNKGKDLELDVRIGIEEQLPDDSEILDIAEMLRLNAPMAMKLAFDGLKDSDHKTRDSSVDDVGQFESVELSILLCNDEFIRELNKDWRNEDHATDVLSMSQHVPELKLPMLMLGDIIISVETAARQAEERGHTLLDEIRVLMVHGLLHLLGFDHELSEEAEAEMEEEEERLLKSLGWKGKGLIQSASSVEYDETLLPKISDGRKKAGSLRFYKPKFSYIFCDMDGTLLNSKSQISATNAEALREASSRGVKVVIATGKTRPAAIALLKMVDLAGRDGIASEYSPGVFIQGLLVYGKQGHEIHRRNLDPHVCKEAFDYSVEHTVPLIAFSENRCLTLFSHPLVDSLHTIYHEPRAEVMGSVEDLLSSGDVQKVLFLDTAEGVSGRLRPYWSEAIKGRASVVQAQPDMLEIVPAGTSKGSGVRMLLDHFGVGADEVMAIGDGENDVEMIELASLGVALSNGSEKTKAVADVIGVSNDEDGVADAIYRYAF